In the Nakamurella alba genome, one interval contains:
- a CDS encoding DUF6049 family protein yields the protein MTPVRPRGIRQRRVRSGRKAVLLLLGCLLAPLLLGAAPGRVAPAITAAPLGTYAGTLSFDVMSMTPEVVTAQDAGTLTITGSITNTGDLPVSGLDYRFQRGAVLPDSASLEQEIADPSQPLLVVTRTDPLTVGQDALGPGESTDFTAEVALTGDGADALGIDTPGVFPLMLNVNGYLDDGDSRLAARVGELHVLITVLSLPAGTRTPEAGQAPAPTLHPVPTSVIWSLVDRPHLGINGIFLDDDLVSAISTGGRLDTILEALEAQRGSAAGDPATLVVDPALLDELDRMSAGYRVTADRNSPQPALTPVPGTTPVTSTTTTPPTTPTTGASAPGSSGSAPPTATSYSGGVPSGASAGPNGVTGSATSPAATGPDPSTGAGAPATTESPSTPGTGTGAPTTGTPTTGIPTTTTSTSSTAAPVPEIPGTVAGTGQAEATAFLGRLREVTEGMPVIVLPYGDPDLGSMIDAGLTGQLGVLVGRGGEVARRVLGGDVRTTTAYPEDGLATPGTLSVLRTLGYSSAVLDASGLRSDDDVGTVASVAAGGGRTLRTTVTGTAGSSLAAGLVNGTAIAPVELNTDLARLVQTSFAGNGDQLVVALPRRGTAPSSASLLSVLVEAGVLGAAALPGDADPIGTAPPAATADGAPEQLPADYMATAVDVLTGIDDARTVLTPVGGVGAADPEDVFGPLESAMGTVFSTAARTDPTAGTKVLRTASQTLTDLQAGVKLNVLGEYTLASNTSPLIVTVRNDLPYNAMVQLQVGDATRYGLTVKVPAAQRLLAGRNQQVRIETEVTRSGSFSIELGLATPAGKAWGQAQEVKVSSSAYGLVTILIIVIAGAVLLVMVVFRIAQRVRAARAPAGGAADGDDAPEDTAGTGAAGIATHSADPDGEPMVQSMEPEPGGSPATAEPATDEPGTGGDRR from the coding sequence GTGACCCCAGTTCGTCCGCGCGGGATCCGGCAGCGCCGGGTCCGGTCCGGCCGCAAGGCCGTCCTGCTGCTGCTCGGCTGCCTGCTGGCACCGCTGTTGCTGGGTGCCGCCCCGGGCCGGGTGGCACCCGCGATCACGGCCGCACCACTGGGGACCTATGCCGGCACCCTGTCCTTCGACGTCATGTCGATGACCCCGGAGGTGGTCACCGCACAGGACGCCGGCACCCTGACCATCACCGGGTCGATCACCAACACCGGCGACCTACCGGTGTCCGGGCTGGACTACCGGTTCCAGCGTGGCGCCGTCCTGCCCGACTCCGCCTCGCTCGAGCAGGAGATCGCCGATCCGTCACAGCCGCTGCTGGTGGTCACCCGCACCGATCCGCTGACCGTCGGCCAGGACGCGCTGGGTCCGGGCGAGAGCACCGACTTCACCGCCGAGGTGGCGCTGACCGGCGACGGTGCGGACGCCCTGGGCATCGACACCCCCGGTGTCTTCCCGCTGATGCTCAACGTCAACGGCTACCTGGACGACGGGGACTCGCGGCTCGCAGCCCGGGTCGGCGAGCTGCACGTGCTGATCACGGTGCTCTCGTTGCCGGCCGGGACCAGGACGCCGGAGGCCGGGCAAGCACCCGCCCCGACCCTGCACCCCGTCCCGACCTCGGTGATCTGGTCGCTGGTCGACCGCCCGCACCTCGGCATCAACGGGATCTTCCTGGACGACGACCTGGTGTCCGCGATCTCGACCGGCGGCCGGCTGGACACGATCCTGGAGGCACTCGAGGCGCAGCGCGGCTCGGCCGCCGGCGACCCGGCGACGCTGGTCGTGGACCCGGCGCTGCTGGACGAGCTGGACCGGATGAGCGCCGGGTACCGGGTCACTGCCGACCGGAACAGCCCGCAGCCCGCGCTGACCCCCGTGCCCGGCACCACGCCCGTCACCAGCACGACCACCACGCCGCCCACCACCCCGACCACCGGCGCGTCCGCCCCGGGGAGCAGCGGTTCCGCGCCACCGACGGCGACATCGTACTCGGGTGGTGTCCCGTCCGGTGCGTCGGCGGGCCCGAACGGAGTCACCGGGTCCGCCACGTCGCCGGCTGCCACCGGTCCGGATCCGTCCACCGGCGCCGGGGCGCCGGCCACCACCGAGAGCCCGAGCACCCCGGGCACCGGGACCGGCGCACCGACCACCGGCACTCCCACCACCGGCATTCCCACCACGACGACGTCCACCTCGTCCACGGCTGCTCCGGTGCCGGAGATCCCCGGGACCGTCGCCGGCACCGGGCAGGCCGAGGCGACGGCGTTCCTCGGCCGGCTGCGGGAGGTCACCGAGGGCATGCCGGTGATCGTGCTGCCGTACGGTGACCCCGACCTCGGATCGATGATCGATGCCGGCCTGACCGGACAGCTCGGGGTGTTGGTCGGGCGGGGCGGGGAGGTCGCCCGGCGGGTGCTCGGCGGCGACGTCCGGACCACCACCGCCTACCCCGAGGACGGCCTGGCCACGCCCGGGACCCTGTCCGTACTGCGCACTCTCGGCTACAGCTCGGCCGTCCTGGACGCCTCCGGCCTGCGGTCCGACGACGATGTCGGCACGGTGGCGTCGGTGGCTGCGGGCGGCGGCCGGACCCTGCGCACCACGGTCACCGGAACGGCCGGGTCCTCCCTCGCCGCCGGGCTGGTGAACGGCACCGCGATCGCCCCGGTCGAGCTGAACACCGACCTGGCGCGCCTGGTGCAGACCTCCTTCGCCGGGAACGGGGACCAACTGGTCGTCGCCCTCCCCCGACGCGGCACCGCACCCTCGTCCGCATCGCTGCTGTCGGTGCTGGTCGAGGCGGGCGTGCTCGGTGCGGCGGCGCTGCCCGGTGACGCCGACCCGATCGGCACCGCTCCGCCTGCGGCCACCGCCGACGGGGCGCCGGAACAACTGCCCGCCGATTACATGGCGACCGCCGTCGACGTGCTGACCGGCATCGACGATGCCCGCACCGTCCTCACCCCCGTCGGCGGCGTCGGCGCCGCCGACCCGGAGGACGTGTTCGGGCCACTGGAATCGGCGATGGGCACGGTGTTCTCGACGGCCGCACGCACCGATCCGACCGCGGGCACGAAGGTGCTGCGCACCGCCTCGCAGACGCTGACCGATCTGCAGGCCGGGGTGAAGCTGAACGTGCTGGGCGAGTACACCCTCGCCTCCAACACCTCGCCGCTGATCGTGACGGTGCGGAACGACCTGCCCTACAACGCCATGGTCCAGCTGCAGGTCGGCGATGCCACCAGGTACGGGCTGACGGTGAAGGTGCCGGCCGCGCAGCGACTGCTGGCCGGCCGCAACCAGCAGGTGCGCATCGAGACGGAGGTGACCCGCTCCGGCAGCTTCTCCATCGAGCTCGGACTGGCCACGCCGGCCGGCAAGGCCTGGGGTCAGGCGCAGGAGGTGAAGGTCAGCTCCAGCGCCTACGGCCTGGTCACCATCCTGATCATCGTGATCGCCGGCGCCGTCCTGCTGGTCATGGTGGTCTTCCGGATCGCGCAGCGGGTGCGCGCGGCGCGGGCTCCCGCCGGTGGCGCCGCCGACGGGGATGATGCTCCTGAAGACACAGCAGGCACCGGTGCGGCCGGGATCGCGACCCACTCGGCCGATCCGGACGGCGAACCCATGGTGCAGTCGATGGAGCCGGAGCCGGGCGGGTCGCCCGCGACAGCTGAACCTGCGACGGACGAACCCGGGACGGGAGGTGACCGTCGATGA
- a CDS encoding NUDIX hydrolase, with amino-acid sequence MPPSPAHAPRRRRADETSAGGLVVRTEHGVSSGALIGRLDRRGRLRWSLPKGHVEEGETTEQAAVREVEEETGISGRITARLGSVEYTFTAQGRRIHKRVHHFLMEAVAGELSDADIEVTEVAWVPLTELTDRLAYAGERRLAERATRLLADSA; translated from the coding sequence ATGCCTCCCTCGCCCGCGCACGCCCCACGGCGGCGGCGGGCGGACGAGACCTCGGCCGGTGGACTGGTCGTCCGGACCGAGCACGGGGTGTCCTCCGGGGCCCTGATCGGGCGGCTGGACCGACGCGGCCGGCTCCGCTGGTCGTTGCCGAAGGGCCACGTCGAGGAGGGCGAGACCACCGAGCAGGCCGCCGTCCGCGAGGTCGAGGAGGAGACCGGCATCTCCGGCCGGATCACCGCCCGGCTGGGCAGCGTCGAGTACACCTTCACCGCGCAGGGGCGGCGGATCCACAAGCGGGTCCACCACTTCCTCATGGAGGCGGTGGCCGGCGAGCTGTCGGACGCCGACATCGAGGTCACCGAAGTGGCATGGGTACCGCTGACCGAACTGACCGACCGGCTCGCCTACGCGGGTGAGCGGCGACTGGCCGAGCGGGCCACCCGGCTGCTCGCGGACAGCGCGTGA
- a CDS encoding MFS transporter, translated as MTTPPPVAVSGDGHRLDDRPSVRGLGPLLRLAGVRRLAGLRMLASFGDGAFLGALVGSVLFDPSQRSSPADIAAGFAVLLLPYSVVGPFAGALLDRWSRRQVLFWASVVRAGVVGVLAVLLAFGSPLWVLFAAALVVTGTGRFVGSGLSASLPHLVAQDSLVGANSLTTTLGSVSSLVGGSLALGLRGMIGGGPGPTALSCVVVLACYLTAAWVVRRFERRALGPDETDEPRQTVWAVLQGLTAGVAHAWQHRTVGLNITMVVVVRFGVGMSTLVVLLLFQHYFTRASGIFRTGLAGVTEVVSVAGIGIFLGAVCTAPLVRWIGRTRYVVILLVFASLVIFLAGSQFSPPTTMLTALLLSFVYQSSKICADSVVQADSDDAHIGRVFALYDTLNNVLYVAGFAVGAALVPFNGYSMAAVVVVGCVFLASAVGYGLSMRALRPTVHPAL; from the coding sequence GTGACCACGCCGCCCCCCGTCGCCGTTTCCGGCGACGGTCACCGGCTCGACGACCGGCCCTCGGTGCGGGGTCTGGGTCCGCTGCTGCGCCTGGCCGGGGTCCGCCGGCTCGCCGGGCTGCGCATGCTGGCGTCCTTCGGCGACGGCGCCTTCCTCGGGGCGCTGGTCGGGTCGGTGCTGTTCGATCCCTCGCAGCGGTCCAGTCCGGCGGACATCGCCGCGGGGTTCGCCGTACTGCTGCTGCCGTACTCGGTGGTCGGCCCGTTCGCCGGCGCCCTGCTCGACCGGTGGAGCCGGCGGCAGGTGCTGTTCTGGGCGAGCGTGGTGCGAGCCGGAGTGGTCGGCGTGCTCGCCGTGCTGCTCGCCTTCGGCAGTCCGCTCTGGGTGCTGTTCGCCGCCGCGCTGGTGGTGACCGGCACCGGGCGGTTCGTCGGGTCCGGCCTGTCCGCGTCGCTCCCGCACCTCGTCGCGCAGGACAGCCTGGTCGGCGCCAACTCGCTCACCACCACCCTGGGCTCGGTGTCGTCACTGGTGGGCGGCAGCCTCGCACTGGGCCTGCGCGGGATGATCGGCGGCGGCCCGGGGCCGACGGCGCTGTCCTGTGTGGTCGTGCTGGCCTGCTATCTCACCGCCGCCTGGGTGGTGCGCCGGTTCGAGCGCCGCGCCCTCGGGCCCGACGAGACCGACGAGCCTCGGCAGACGGTCTGGGCGGTGCTGCAGGGGCTGACCGCCGGCGTCGCGCACGCCTGGCAGCACCGCACGGTCGGGCTCAACATCACCATGGTCGTGGTGGTCCGGTTCGGCGTCGGGATGTCGACGCTGGTGGTGCTGCTGTTGTTCCAGCACTACTTCACCAGGGCTTCCGGCATTTTCCGGACAGGCCTGGCCGGGGTCACCGAGGTGGTGAGCGTCGCCGGGATCGGCATCTTCCTCGGCGCCGTGTGCACCGCGCCCCTGGTCCGCTGGATCGGCCGCACCCGGTACGTGGTGATCCTGCTGGTGTTCGCCTCGCTGGTGATCTTCCTGGCCGGGTCGCAGTTCTCCCCGCCGACCACGATGCTGACCGCGCTGCTGCTCTCCTTCGTCTACCAGTCGTCCAAGATCTGCGCGGACTCGGTGGTGCAGGCCGACTCCGACGACGCGCACATCGGCCGGGTCTTCGCCCTCTACGACACCCTCAACAACGTGCTCTACGTCGCCGGTTTCGCGGTCGGCGCGGCGCTGGTGCCGTTCAACGGTTACAGCATGGCGGCGGTGGTCGTCGTGGGGTGTGTCTTCCTGGCGTCGGCGGTGGGCTACGGGCTGTCCATGCGGGCGCTGCGGCCCACCGTGCACCCGGCGCTCTGA
- a CDS encoding CCA tRNA nucleotidyltransferase, which yields MSELQGRAIALLLERFPVADELGRLFAGAGFELHLVGGSVRDALLGRLGEDLDFTTDARPEDILRLVKPWGQGTWETGIDFGTVGVLKGGLRLEITTFRSDVYDGETRNPTVSFGDSLDGDLLRRDFAVNAMAVSLPGHEFTDPFGGLAQLARRELDTPGLPEDSFRDDPLRMLRAARFTSQLGFAVTPWVRAAMVARADDITRITVERIATELSKLLLGATPRAGLVLLTDTGLAGHVLPELPALMLEKDEHHQHKDVYQHSLTVLDQAIALEQDGPDLTLRLAALLHDIGKPATRRFEAGGGVSFHHHEVVGAKMVRRRMRELKFPKQLIEDVATLTFLHLRFHGYGSGVWTDAAVRRYATDAGPLLDRLNKLVRADCTTRNQRRRQTLQRSYDDLEHRIAELSAAEDLAKVRPDLDGNAIMELLGVGPGPVVGKAWKFLKELRLERGPLPREEAEVELYKWARDEGLVP from the coding sequence CTGTCCGAGCTGCAGGGGCGGGCGATCGCCCTGCTGCTGGAGCGCTTCCCGGTGGCCGATGAGCTGGGCCGGCTGTTCGCCGGGGCCGGGTTCGAGCTGCACCTCGTGGGCGGGTCGGTGCGGGATGCACTGCTCGGGCGCCTCGGCGAGGACCTGGACTTCACCACCGACGCCCGGCCGGAGGACATCCTGCGTCTGGTGAAGCCCTGGGGGCAGGGCACCTGGGAGACCGGGATCGACTTCGGCACGGTCGGCGTGCTCAAGGGCGGCCTCCGGCTGGAGATCACCACCTTCCGCTCCGACGTCTACGACGGCGAGACCCGCAATCCCACCGTCAGTTTCGGTGACTCGCTGGACGGCGACCTGCTCCGGCGCGACTTCGCGGTGAACGCCATGGCGGTGTCGCTGCCCGGGCACGAGTTCACCGACCCGTTCGGCGGGCTGGCGCAGCTGGCCCGCCGGGAGCTGGACACCCCCGGATTGCCGGAGGACTCCTTCCGGGACGACCCGCTGCGGATGCTGCGGGCCGCCCGCTTCACCAGTCAGCTCGGCTTCGCCGTCACACCGTGGGTGCGGGCGGCGATGGTGGCCCGGGCCGATGACATCACCCGGATCACCGTGGAACGGATCGCCACCGAGCTGTCCAAGCTGCTGCTCGGTGCGACGCCCCGCGCCGGTCTGGTCCTGCTGACCGACACCGGGCTGGCCGGGCACGTGCTGCCGGAACTCCCGGCGCTGATGCTGGAGAAGGACGAGCACCACCAGCACAAGGACGTCTACCAGCACTCGCTGACGGTGCTGGACCAGGCGATCGCGCTGGAGCAGGACGGCCCCGACCTGACCCTCCGGCTCGCGGCCCTGCTGCACGACATCGGCAAGCCGGCGACCCGCCGGTTCGAGGCGGGCGGCGGCGTCAGCTTCCACCACCACGAGGTGGTGGGGGCGAAGATGGTGCGCCGCCGTATGCGGGAGTTGAAGTTCCCGAAGCAGCTGATCGAGGACGTCGCCACGCTGACCTTCCTGCACCTGCGGTTCCACGGGTACGGCAGCGGGGTGTGGACCGACGCGGCGGTGCGCCGGTACGCCACGGACGCCGGACCGCTGCTGGACCGGCTGAACAAGCTGGTCCGCGCCGACTGCACCACCCGCAACCAGCGCCGGCGGCAGACCCTGCAGCGCTCCTACGACGACCTGGAGCACCGGATCGCCGAGCTGTCCGCGGCCGAGGACCTGGCGAAGGTGCGGCCGGACCTGGACGGCAACGCGATCATGGAGCTGCTCGGTGTCGGGCCCGGACCGGTGGTCGGGAAGGCCTGGAAGTTCCTCAAGGAGCTGCGGCTGGAGCGCGGCCCGCTGCCGCGCGAGGAGGCCGAGGTCGAGCTGTACAAGTGGGCGCGGGACGAGGGTCTGGTGCCGTAG
- a CDS encoding SdpI family protein — MNSPLALTIPLAVVLMVVAAGAATVAHGGWNGSLRREGRLGVRTRAAVASDHAFETANKVAAPIYGGAAGVALTVGLLVLVLPMNTVGIVVVGLLGLVAVVVLTAAAAATGERVARTLPVPARRATGAGAGCGGCACGGGGCAGLTRTSDTGTATV, encoded by the coding sequence GTGAACAGCCCACTCGCGTTGACCATCCCGCTGGCCGTGGTGCTCATGGTCGTCGCGGCCGGTGCCGCGACAGTCGCCCACGGCGGGTGGAACGGGTCGCTGCGCCGCGAGGGCCGGCTCGGGGTGCGCACCCGTGCTGCCGTGGCCAGCGACCACGCCTTCGAGACCGCGAACAAGGTGGCCGCCCCGATCTACGGCGGCGCCGCCGGAGTGGCGCTGACCGTCGGGTTGCTGGTGCTCGTGCTCCCGATGAACACCGTCGGCATCGTGGTGGTCGGCCTGCTCGGCCTCGTCGCGGTCGTCGTGCTGACCGCCGCGGCTGCGGCCACCGGCGAGCGTGTCGCCCGCACCCTCCCGGTGCCGGCCCGTCGGGCCACCGGTGCAGGAGCCGGCTGCGGCGGCTGTGCCTGCGGCGGCGGCGGCTGCGCCGGCCTCACCCGCACCTCCGACACCGGTACCGCCACCGTCTGA
- a CDS encoding MerR family transcriptional regulator: MDDRDTETGAMTIGVFARRARLSPKALRLYDRDGLLVPAQVDRFSGYRHYTADQLDTARLISRLRRLGMPLDEVAAVVAVPDPRDRADRIAAWWSGVEADTAARRSLARYLTDTLRGERSTTVTNIQEREWQVQEREVGDQLVLTEQRHTTVDGLSAWIGEGLGRLMRSAGTTGPGDEGAGASGAPFVIYHGEVTEDSDGPVEVCLPVDAAPPGVASRVEPAHREAFVRLTRGEVEFPQILGAYDRVDGWIRAQGHTPVGPPREIYFTDFMGAAPGDEVCDVAWPFR, encoded by the coding sequence GTGGACGACAGGGACACGGAGACGGGCGCGATGACCATCGGGGTCTTCGCCCGCCGCGCCCGGTTGTCGCCGAAGGCCTTGCGTCTCTACGACCGCGACGGTCTGCTGGTCCCGGCGCAGGTCGACCGGTTCTCCGGCTACCGGCACTACACCGCCGACCAACTGGACACCGCCCGGCTGATCTCCCGGCTCCGCCGGCTCGGCATGCCGCTGGACGAGGTGGCGGCCGTCGTGGCCGTCCCGGATCCGCGCGATCGGGCGGACCGGATCGCCGCCTGGTGGTCCGGCGTCGAGGCGGACACCGCGGCCCGGAGATCACTGGCCCGGTACCTCACCGACACCCTGCGGGGAGAACGGAGCACCACGGTGACGAACATCCAGGAACGGGAGTGGCAGGTGCAGGAGCGGGAGGTCGGCGACCAGCTGGTGCTCACCGAGCAACGGCACACCACCGTCGACGGCCTGTCCGCCTGGATCGGCGAGGGTCTCGGACGGCTGATGCGCTCCGCCGGGACCACCGGTCCGGGCGACGAGGGTGCCGGAGCCTCAGGCGCCCCGTTCGTGATCTACCACGGTGAGGTGACCGAGGACAGCGACGGGCCGGTCGAGGTGTGCCTGCCGGTCGATGCCGCACCGCCGGGCGTGGCCTCCCGGGTCGAACCGGCCCATCGCGAGGCCTTCGTCCGGCTGACCCGCGGGGAGGTCGAGTTCCCGCAGATCCTCGGCGCCTACGACCGGGTGGACGGCTGGATCCGCGCCCAGGGACATACCCCGGTCGGCCCGCCGCGGGAGATCTACTTCACCGACTTCATGGGCGCCGCGCCGGGCGACGAGGTGTGCGACGTGGCCTGGCCGTTCCGCTGA
- a CDS encoding YqgE/AlgH family protein encodes MSGHGRVHRPEAGMLLVASPTLTDPHFRRTVVYLIAHNDEGSAGLVLNRRTETAVHNVLPTWTAKVSRPQALYAGGPVQTSGAMCLGVSKVGVDPSDVDGVVRVHGSVVLVDLDSDPEATGGALSGVRIFAGHAGWGEGQLDEEIAEGAWFVVPGRPADIVAGPRSDLWFEVLRRQGLPMAWHAYRPTDIRSN; translated from the coding sequence ATGTCCGGACACGGCCGGGTGCACCGTCCGGAAGCGGGCATGCTGCTGGTCGCCTCGCCCACGCTCACCGACCCGCACTTCCGGCGGACCGTGGTCTACCTCATCGCCCACAACGACGAGGGCAGCGCCGGACTGGTCCTGAACCGGCGGACCGAGACCGCGGTGCACAACGTGCTGCCCACCTGGACGGCCAAGGTGTCCCGGCCGCAGGCCCTGTATGCGGGCGGCCCGGTGCAGACCTCCGGCGCCATGTGTCTGGGGGTGTCGAAGGTCGGCGTCGACCCGTCGGACGTGGACGGGGTGGTCAGGGTGCACGGATCAGTGGTGTTGGTCGACCTGGACTCCGACCCGGAGGCGACCGGTGGAGCTCTCTCCGGCGTCCGGATCTTCGCCGGTCACGCCGGGTGGGGCGAGGGGCAGCTGGACGAGGAGATCGCCGAGGGCGCCTGGTTCGTGGTGCCCGGCCGGCCGGCGGACATCGTCGCCGGTCCGCGGTCGGACCTGTGGTTCGAGGTGCTCCGCCGGCAGGGCCTGCCGATGGCCTGGCACGCCTACCGCCCCACCGACATCAGGAGCAATTGA